In Erigeron canadensis isolate Cc75 chromosome 8, C_canadensis_v1, whole genome shotgun sequence, the DNA window CTGATAGTTTTTATATTAccataactatgaataataatgtaactatctattattttttatatttttgttctcAATTATCCCGCACAACctacgagtttaatctagtatatatagtgaatgacatgcttttcttttattaataaattaatagatatatattatagttaaaTAATAGTTGGATAATCTAAAAGAcctttatgtatataatataattgtaaacgatttgataacttaataatacGGTTACAATATAAACTCATACATgcatgagtatatatattagttcattatGTTTACACATTACACTAATCGATCGATCTATGGCTTCCTAGGTATATAcatactttattaaatatacaaaatttaattatttcaaatacaaggactaatattgtgttttcttaatattagtgattaaaTATAATGGTGAAaactgtaaattagtgatggaaaacaaaaaaatgtaaattatccaaagtagatggactaatgttgtgtttacttaatattaaatttggtaatgatactattatttagatctaagggttgtaattaaaagtttgaattcATCTAACGGTtcttattttttcataaaagaatttaagaccttatatatatatatggtagataAAAAGTAGTAATAAAGGAAAAACTAAGAATTCTGAAGTGGTcccaaataatataaaatacaaaggATGTGTTGGCATAAAAACCCAACAACAACGTAgaagtaaaagaaaagaaacctCAAATGTTGTGGACCccacaaaatattaaaataaaaatgatgtgAGAAGGCGCAAAAACCGGTTTTTAATCTATAGGAATGAGCAATGATATATTGATATCTACATACTAATGTATATTTACCTAATTGAGGCAAGGTTTTCATCTTTTACAATATTAGTCCATATATCGAACTAAAGTTACTACTGCAATAAACTAGCACGATCTTTTAATAATAGAGTAGGATCGATGAATGTTTTAACTTATTGAAAAATcggttattttagttttatctttTCTCCCAATGATGACATACCCCTCAAGCGGTACGCAGCCCTGACATAATAACGTTGTGATACGAAGGTTAGTTCGTTACGAAGGTTTCCGCAATAGATGAAAGGGATAAGGATTACTACCCTAAAAGATCGGGATTTGCCCTTATCATTTCCAACTGATAATTAGGGAAAATATATCACTGGCTAAAACTTAGGAACCCTAAGCGACCTACTTGTTCCCAAGAAACCTTCCCCATATAAAAGGAGGATGGTAAGACCCTTGAAGGGGCATTCACTCAAAATATTCGATCACATATAATCGCATAAAAACTCAATTGTGTGTAAAGAGGTTACTCTACCTTTTGGGGAACCGCAATAAACAACCATAAATTACCATCATCACCTATCATTCTAACCTCGGTTCGGTACACAAAACATTGACGTTATCGTGGGGACCCTGTACTCAGATCCCATAACCACTCTAAATCTGTTTTTGTATCGAATCAGAAAAAAATAGCCGATGTTCCGCCAGGATTCGGGCAAAACCTCCCAGCAGACAACTGGAAATGAGCCCGCTGGAAACTCTCCACCNNNNNNNNNNNNNNNNNNNNNNNNNNNNNNNNNNNNNNNNNNNNNNNNNNNNNNNNNNNNNNNNNNNNNNNNNNNNNNNNNNNNNNNNNNNNNNNNNNNNATAGAGAtccacataggataaagacctatatggcaatttttaaaaatagctttaaattgtagAAAGCTTTAAAATGctatgataactattgttttaatatttatatagatgaatattgttattgttattgttatattaaCTTGGGTTTgttattatagttttattttctaaaacatTGGAAAGGAATCTTGAAAgttaaactttttaatattcGAATTTCTGTAAAACATTATTGTCCAATTAGATAATTATGGtcaatcattaattaattttaatatttatctctaaatatatataaaaaaaactttagttcATAACTAAAGAAGTATGAACctgaagttcaacttttaattagagtcattggataaaatgatgatgttatataccttatttaacctTTTAagatgtaattttattttaataaatttaaattattattatttctttatttaagtttatagacattaataattaatgtttttaattatacgattatgaaaactaatatttttatatttcatatcattttttttatctttaaaactaatttatttttattgtggGAGAATCTCATatattatgctccttttaaacatCAAAATCACACATTTACCCAACCAAACAATttaatatcatatttacccCATACCAAAtgttaaaactttcaaaattacccatttcaataataaaaacattaaattcctaatatatatagattaattaattttttttttttttaaagttagtttcaaTTCAGACGTGCTgaaggcaattttaaccaacaaatcgctgGACCTGTAACCCtttcctcatggaaaatacatTGAGATAAGAAACTCAagactcgaacctgagacctttgGGAAAACTCACATCCGAgacccacatagtggatttagaagatatctCTGACCAACCCACCTAAGTGGATAATTAAATCgttatatattatcattacTTTTACCCacttaaataacttttaattaaaatccAAACTTTAATACATCTCAGATTTATCCATTTCATCAATAAAATCAATATTAGAGTCCATAAACATATAATGTAACAGAATTTCTGTTCTATTCTTTCGACTATCATATTCATAAGTATACAAAAACTATCTCTTAATTTCCATGTCTGATCATTAAGTATAAATAGAAAGAGATAAGTATGTAACTATAGACTCGTCTATAGTGAAAAACAATCGTCAAGTTAATCTAACAAATAGACTTTAAACATTCATTCATAGTTAGTATATTCAGGGATACTAACCCTTAATCGAAATGTTAGAACTCTTATCACGTTTATCTAAAAAGGAGACTATACATACAATATCATGGATTGATGGAACATATATACGAATTTAGTCGTGCAAAATTCTTCGTagatcttttttaaaatttgccttTTAGAACTTCGGTTTCGTAatcaaaactttttttgtttctttccttttttttaggCAAAACAAGTATATTAATTTATCATTagtaatgttcaaaaaaaaatgataatagttattaattaattaatctaaagTTATTAGgagttttaatgtttttaataatgAAATGGGTAATTTTGAGAGTTGTTTAGTTGGGTAAAAGTGTGATTTTAATGTTTAAGAGgggatatatataattctttttattttttattttacaataaaattttcttttttaatgtaatacgttttttatcaaattattttttgtataagatttttatcatataacgaataaaatatagttataagaatttttgtataaaatatttatcatataacatttttattaaatcaatattttcAAAACCGGACCGGATGTCAAATCgatctttttaacaaaaaactaaaaacaaatatggagtctATAGTAATTAAGCtatcacaaatatatatgagaaatatattatgaaaattgcaatgatattatgcataattttaagttagattaacacaacatgtgatatatagattgataattaaatttcttaataattttagtgtataactaaattattcgagataaacgttaaagcacaagtacaatgacaatgcagataTATCTTCGTTATTAAAGACGtccaaagaaacgaaaaccatacttagcgagacctctaatagatgatgtatccattttcCAACTATCTGATCATTGTTAATCGGAATTTAAACGacaacttcatgttttttatggtttaattcttaccaggttaaatatttgtcaacttatgatattataaaaatttaacatgtcattaattatatatgtttcccgCGTATTGCGCggataataatctagtttatatCTAATTAATAACTAAGAAACACAGTTAAATATAACAATTAAGGTGTTAGATTATCCAAATTCAAAAATCGGTGAAATCCTAGCTGCATATGATAACCGAACtatcttttgagtttttttcaaaaaagttgGATTAATAgagtttcaatatatttttttaattttttttatcaacctTTGGATTCTACGTGgatattatttatcaaaaagtCAACATAGtaattaactagattttagactcgtgtccaacattaaacacgagatttacgatattaacaatattagatctccatacatttaaatcataaaagcttataattttttaaaaaaacacggttttaagtgttatattttgcaagttgtagtacaataatcataggttcctcactgtcattattagcttagacatattgatggaattgtttgccgtagtcattccacaaggcacatgttatatataataatttatctattataatatattttgaaatagatgtactcataatgtgatattattaggaaaaataattaagaattaaaatataaacatatttgtgatccctaacttgacattcaagtatatgtatttaatcatgatgcgcgttcaaagtattcagggctaaaaagtgtaaattattgatggaaaacaaaaaaagtgtaaattaatgaaactttttctataataaaaataacaatataattatatatttggataatgattattaggatttttaatttgtagtttatctaaatgatgacatcatcaaaagtcaatttgatgaaatcgagcgatgtgattggttaattattcattagttcaactgtcttatagtatatattaagattaagatatgaaaaaaaattcaacttaAAAATCAAATTCGTGACATGTTACTACTATAACTCTCTCTTACACAACTATTATGAACACTTATAACCGTTATCTGATCTTTTAAGTACGTAGCtatttatgtaacttttaaagattaaaagttttattgaaaagttaaaaattaaagtaGTGTttcatttttgagtttttttattccaaataaaagctaaagctaattgcatccaaacaaagcttttaacactttaaaagcttttaatttttattttttttaaacggcagAAATGgaagtatattaaataataaaatcgaCTAATAAGGTGCTAGTGATCAATTACAACCATTCATACTAAAACTCGCTTATAAagcttttaaaaaacttatgacAAACATACCTTTATATAGTGCATATAATAGGTTGCCTATCTATGAAAAGACATATTAATTTATTGTAGCAACTTGTTTAACTTTTGGATAGAGTTTTAAAAATACTTCATAGAAAAGATGACTGTTGAACCCGCTCAATTAACTTGCCCCGGCCCATTCTTTGACCTCAGTAGTTATAAATgaacttaattaattatcacTTTATTATAAAGCAAGtctaaatttaagttttaatatttacatttCTAAAATGTCCcttatcaattctatatttacctaaaataattatattacattttctctctcttcaaatatcaaccaattattttttttctctctcgtccataaatcatttatttctccaattcatttaaaatcttttatcttaaataccgtatatcgataaattatataaattatatgggtgttcttaaaatttcatgctctttcattagagatgatgtcattcgatatactttcgacgaatttttaaatatgagggcagagcccgtatagttaaggcatttgactatcatcctctatgacatatcaactcctttgacatatcacactctatgacctaactatcaccctaccatctcaccgccgcaacggaCGGGTAGTTACTCTCGTTAGGAATAAAGTGTGCCTGGAGAAGCTAATTATTAAAGTAGATCAAAATTTACCTAATCAAAATGAACTTAAAAGAAGCATCCTTCTTCAAGATTATACTCAGAGATTCAGATGACTTCATTGTAAGTGTACTACTCACATACATCAACCTTTTTCTCATTTGTTCATAATGCTTgcatatacatctatatatatctatatataactctatacatatatatgttttgcatGTAGCCATTGTCGTCTACATTTACAAAGAAGTACATGGAAAAGAGCAACGAGACACAAACCATTGTCCTCAGAACAAACTCATCTACCGCTGAATGGAACGTCAAATACTTGAAGATCGATGACAAATATTACTTCATGGATGGGTGGCTCAAGTTCATGAAAGATAATGGTCTTCAAATGGGGGACCTTCTTGTCTTTTGGCTTGTGTCTCATTCACCAACAGTCTTTAACATCTTTTTCTACGCACCCAATTCATGTCTCAAAAATCCATCTAGTTGTTCATCTGGTAATATCGATCCAGCAATGCCAAAGGTTGGCCTTGGTTTAGGTGGTGAGGAGAAGGAAACTTCCATTGAAGAAGTTCCAGCTTATGATGTTTCGgtgaaaaaaaatatcaaaaagtcAATATCGAAGATTGTCAGGAAAACATATATTAGTTGCATTGTAAGTTttcatacctttttttttttatatatataaagttagtttcgatttagacgtgttagagacaattttaaccagagaTTTGCTCCTCATGAAAAATACATTGAGATGAGAAAAATCCAAGACTCTAACCCGAGACGTACCTTGGGAAAAATTCATCTCCGGGACCCACAAATCCCACAaatttttatactatatatacatattaagcAGATAAATCCATGTATGAGAaaccaaaagttttttttatttttttatcaatgAGAATAAATATCTTGTTGCATGCAGCCATTGACAAATGTATTCGAGAAAGCAACTGGAATCGGTTGTTATGATACCTTGCTATTGAAGAACAAAGAAGGAAAAAAGTGGAAAgtggaaataaaaaaatacaagaaGAAAAATCAAATGTTGTACATCACAAAAGGATGGGCAAAGTTCATGAAAGACAATAAGGTGGAAATTGGGGATAGATGTGAGTTTAAGCATGTGGAAGGCAAGCTAATTCGTGTTCATGTGTTTAAGAAGAGAGGAAGACCTTTGGGCAATAAGTCAAACAACggtgattgattgtttgattacaTGTGTTGACCATTCTATGTTCTTGTGTTTAATTTGGAATTTTCTTTTAGGATTTTCGTGTGTATGACTGTGATTTTGTTTGTGAAACGTGTAAGGTGGTAACTGGTAAGCATTTGGACATCCATCTAGCTATTTTCAATTCATCGATAAGTTTGGTGTATTGAATGCATATTTTCTAGTTAATATATGCTCCTGAAACTTTATTATACCGTTCAAAATTTTCGTCTAATTATTCTAATTGTGATATACTTCTCTCTTTGTACGAGTTATTATCACAAATGAACATATGTATGAGAAattgatgaaattaaaatggtTATTTACTTATCTAAGCCAATAGACTTACCGGATTGTATTTCTGTCAAACTGAAAATTTGTTTCGTTATTTTCTTAATAATACTTATAAATGAGTTCAAAGGTTATCATATATACCATAAAAGTAAatagtttagttttaattttatattttttgaagaaatttaTACAAGTGAAGAGATTTCTTTTGAGTTATTGAAAGTGTTAACTAATTTTTAGTGTGCATGGACACAGTTTTTtgtaaattattgtttttttactGCGGTAAAATAATTATGCCGAAGCACACATATAAAGAGATAAAGagataatataataaaaatatggtGATGCTAGGCTCTGTTTTAGATAAGGTAtgctttttcatatttttgttacTTTTCTAATGAACAATAATagcctttttttatttttaaaaatactgAAAGTTATTTTATACGATATGAcacaaatattcttttttttattttctaaatcatcttattttttatttattaatttaagtatCTTTACTCTAAgatactttttattaaataaattacactaccagtctcttcacttttaaaaaacttacactgatcattatctaaattacatttacatcaatagcTTACAATATTCGTCACCGTCACAATCAGTCATTGTCACCACTCACCACTACATTGTTACTGCATTACGCAAGCACCGTGCTAGTTTTCTTAAAAACTGTCAATATATCAAGTAACCATTTGGTTGTAGATCAAGTGGCCACTTAAGGCCCGGAGGTTTTATCGCTTTATAAAGAGACGGAGGGCTATGGAATAAATCTATTCATGCATCTACTCGTATAAAACTAAATCGAGTTTGTTCATTTGTGCTTAACAAAATGCTTTTACAAGCCCACCAATTTCAACCATCTTCTCTAGCAGATTGCTTACACCCGTCAGCTAGATTAAACCAGTTATTGATATCCAACTATAATTCTATCTCTTACACAAGAGACGTCAGACGTCGTTACTCCTAATCTTTTAGCCATGTCTCTTCGCAAAACAACTTGAAACACATTTGGAGATCGTGCACTGTACCGCACAGTTTTaatctactaataaactaaaacaggattaaggTATTCTTAAAAAGACATGTGTCACAACCTTTAAGCTACATATGtcatttttagttatttttaattctataacttaataattaaaaattccGATGTATGTAATTTCCTTTTTAAGAGTTTTACTCCAACTCAATTACATACGGATAGTTGATTTCCGTACATAAATGAATCTAAGGATATTGGTAAATTTGTAGATAATAgttatatgttaaataaattgttaataatattcatatacatctgtactaattaaataataatttttagtttatcTGCCAATAAATCGTTGATCGGTACgggtccttttaatttattattctaTCGAATTAGctttttaaattgtatatagTTCAATTCTCTTattaacttataattaaactgTAACTCTTGCCAATTTTTTCCGCttctattacatataataaattatgGATTTTGTTAAACAGATCTCTAaaggctttcgttaaggtgcactAAATAGTTGTACAATTACTATAAATATTTGGAGtgagcttttgatatggaaatgtacaaatcttttatgcatgttaagtgaggttttaaaggttttatttagcatttttcataagttattaacatgaaaacttcaaaaatttgagtttaccaTCCAAAATTACAAagctatttgtcgtcatccactatgtttACATGTTTCAATTTTGATATAATTGTAAAAATTTTAGGTAAATCCAAAAActataactaaacatatattatatttttcattactgtttattatagtttaacTTTGATCACCGGTTAATTTaatcacaatttatttcatatttacaaATCTTGTATGAGGCGTATTCGAATTTTTTTAcgatacaatttatatatatctaccgTACATCGGACGGGtattgttaaaaataatatatacgagtaattgtTATAGTCactatcttaattaattgttagaTTGAGTATTAAATTAACAAGGCCGGCTCTTAGCATAGGCAACCTAGGCATGGGCCGAGGGCCTATTGGTTTTGGGGGGGCATTTGGTTAAATCATCTTATAATCTTATGTATCTACACTTTTTCTCCTGGACTCATAAACACATATTTGGACTCTTATCAATACAACATTAAACTTTACCAAAGAATTTCAATCGATACATCATTGTAGTTTTTTAgaaattttcttttatgttatacataattaacaaatattaCAGTTGATCGATATGAATTTTCTTATCGTAGAGGTATAATACTTAATGAATTTATCGACTATAATTTCAGGGgcccattttttctttttgacttgGGCCCAATATTTTTTAAGCATTCTCGGAGACACCCTGTAAATtaatatactttaaaaaaataaatattcttGAACCCGTCCATTTAACTTCACCTCATTATCATTTCACTTCTATATAATTGAACTTATTAGAAATATAAACAGTTACATATATAAGTTTTGAAGTGTGCTAGGAAGCTGAATTAGAGTCGATCAATGTgattgtatttgtatatatatctatatctatatctatatctttaaTACAATAATAAGAATCCAAGCTTGATAAAACTATCCACCTCAACTCAAAATTACCTTTAGAacttgccacataggatttttcCTACATGGCAtcttcatatttattttcataactttttatcttataatatatatatatatatatatgtatataaactagATTGCTATAAATAATACTTCATATTAtggaaagtatatatataaaaaaaataaatattaaaatagagactatatatatatatacaagattgTAAAATTTTAACTAGGGACATAGATAGGATTCctatttgattaaattatacttaattatgaataatatattaACTTACAAAATATCTTTAACTTCATTTACTTTACATAAGGACTTATTTTGCATACGGACGGATTACATATCAcgtatacttttatattattatttatttaaacccCAACATCATAAGAATGCAATTTATAATCTTAGGGggaaatatattattttgcttTATCTCAAATAAAACCAACCCTATATAAACATT includes these proteins:
- the LOC122609797 gene encoding putative B3 domain-containing protein REM15 — encoded protein: MNLKEASFFKIILRDSDDFIPLSSTFTKKYMEKSNETQTIVLRTNSSTAEWNVKYLKIDDKYYFMDGWLKFMKDNGLQMGDLLVFWLVSHSPTVFNIFFYAPNSCLKNPSSCSSGNIDPAMPKVGLGLGGEEKETSIEEVPAYDVSPLTNVFEKATGIGCYDTLLLKNKEGKKWKVEIKKYKKKNQMLYITKGWAKFMKDNKVEIGDRCEFKHVEGKLIRVHVFKKRGRPLGNKSNNGD